One genomic segment of Hordeum vulgare subsp. vulgare chromosome 2H, MorexV3_pseudomolecules_assembly, whole genome shotgun sequence includes these proteins:
- the LOC123429553 gene encoding uncharacterized protein LOC123429553, producing the protein MRILTYGIAADGVDEYIRSAEATNLESCKKFVIKVCEVFGEEYLRSPNEEDIARLLAIGEERGFPGMLGSIDCMHWGWKNCPKKWHGMFRGHVNEPTMILEAVASQDLWIWHAYFGLPGSLNDINVLQRSPVFTKLAEGHTPPVNYSINGRQYTMGYYLADGIYPRWATFVKSIPAPTSRKHKTFAKKQEGARKDVERAFGVLQSRFAIVRGPAKGWKRKEISDVMKACVIMHNMIVEEERQTGRQSCTFDAMGERVTVSRTHAEELSSFIQMTQRIRNFNEHDQLKLDLIDHVWQKFGNE; encoded by the coding sequence ATGCGGATCCTCACATATGGAATAGCAGCTGATGGTGTTGATGAGTACATTCGGTCCGCTGAGGCTACTAATTTAGAGTCTTGCAAGAAATTTGTAATCAAAGTTTGTGAAGTTTTTGGGGAAGAGTACCTGAGATCTCCAAATGAAGAAGACATCGCTAGGTTACTTGCAATAGGGGAGGAAAGAGGATTTCCCGGTATGTTAGGGAGCATAGATTGCATGCACTGGGGGTGGAAAAATTGCCCCAAAAAATGGCATGGCATGTTTAGAGGCCATGTGAACGAGCCCACTATGATCTTGGAAGCAGTTGCTTCACAAGATctttggatttggcatgcttatTTTGGTTTACCAGGGTCTCTGAATGATATAAATGTTCTTCAACGTTCTCCTGTTTTTACAAAGCTAGCCGAAGGCCACACTCCTCCAGTGAATTATAGCATCAATGGCCGTCAGTACACAATGGGGTATTATCTTGCAGATGGTATCTATCCACGGTGGGCAACATTTGTGAAGAGCATACCAGCTCCAACTAGCAGAAAGCATAAAACTTTTGCCAAGAAGCAAGAGGGGGCTAGGAAAGATGTGGaacgagcctttggagttctgcaATCCCGTTTTGCCATTGTTCGTGGACCTGCTAAAGGATGGAAACGTAAAGAAATCAGTGATGTAATGAAAGCTTGTGTCATAATGCACAATATGATAGTAGAAGAGGAGCGACAAACTGGTCGACAAAGTTGCACTTTTGACGCAATGGGAGAAAGAGTCACAGTCTCTCGTACTCATGCAGAAGAACTGAGCTCGTTTATTCAGATGACTCAACGGATTAGAAATTTCAATGAACATGATCAGCTTAAACTTGATCTAATTGACCATGTGTGGCAAAAGTTTGGAAACGAGTGA